Proteins encoded together in one Carassius auratus strain Wakin chromosome 32, ASM336829v1, whole genome shotgun sequence window:
- the tubgcp4 gene encoding gamma-tubulin complex component 4, with product MIHELLLALSGYPGTIFTWNKRNGLQVSQDLPFLHPSETSVLNRLCKMGTDYVRFTEFIEQHTGHVHQQEHYSSQPSQSGLHGIYLRAFCTGLNSMLQPYRQALLDLEKEFLGDPHLSISHVNYMLEQFQLLFPSVMVVVETIKSQKIHGCQILETVYKHSCGGLPPVRMALEKILAVCHGVMYKQLAAWMLHGLLLDQSEEFFVKQGPSAGGATAAQEEEEEDLGIGGLSGKQLRELQDLRLIEEENMLAPSLQQFSLRVEMLPSYIPVRVAEKILFVGESVQMFENHNQSPSRAGSILKHQEDMFAAELHRLKQQPLFSLVDFENLVDGIRSTVAEHLWTLMVEESDLLGQLKIIKDFYLLGRGELYQVFIDLAQHMLKTPPSAVTEHDVNVAFQQAAHKVLLDDDNLLPLLHLTIDYQGKESKEASGNREGTTPPQETSPREAPPTGWAALGLAYKVQWPLHILFTPAVLEKYNVVFRYLLSVRRVQSELQHCWALQMQRKHLKSNQTDAVKWRLRNHMAFLVDNLQYYLQVDVLESQFSQLLHQINATRDFESIRLAHDHFLSNLLAQSFILLKPVFHCLNEILELCHNFCSLVSQNLGPLDERGAAQLDILVKGFSRQSFLLFKILSSVRNHQINSDLAQLLLRLDYNKYYTQAGGTLGSFGL from the exons GTGTCCCAGGACCTTCCGTTCCTCCACCCCAGTGAGACCAGTGTCCTCAACCGGCTCTGTAAAATGGGCACTGACTATGTGCGCTTCACAGAGTTCATAGAGCAGCACACCGGTCATGTCCACCAGCAG GAGCATTACTCCAGCCAGCCGAGTCAGTCTGGGCTTCATGGCATTTACCTGCGGGCGTTCTGCACCGGGCTCAACTCCATGCTGCAGCCCTATCGGCAGGCTTTACTGGACCTTGAGAAAGAG TTTCTTGGTGATCCACACCTCTCCATTTCTCACGTAAACTACATGCTGGAACAG TTTCAGCTTCTCTTCCCCTCTGTGATGGTTGTTGTGGAGACTATCAAGTCTCAGAAG ATTCATGGCTGCCAGATCCTAGAGACTGTATACAAGCACAGCTGTGGAGGACTGCCTCCTGTCAGGATGGCCTTAGAGAA GATTCTTGCAGTGTGCCATGGCGTGATGTATAAGCAGCTGGCTGCGTGGATGCTGCACGGGTTGCTGCTGGATCAGAGCGAGGAGTTCTTTGTCAAGCAGGGCCCCAGCGCAGGCGGAGCCACAGCTgcacaggaggaagaggaggaggacctGGGGATCGGAGGGCTGAGTGGAAAACAGCTCCGTGAGCTGCAGGATTTG AGACTGATTGAGGAAGAGAACATGCTCGCACCATCTCTGCAGCAGTTCTCCTTGCGGGTGGAGATGCTTCCCTCATACATCCCTGTTCGAGTAGCTGAAAAAATCTTATTTGTTGGGGAGTCGGTGCAAATGTTTGAAAATCACAACCAGAGCCCATCCCGagctg GCTCTATACTGAAGCACCAGGAGGACATGTTTGCAGCGGAGCTCCACAGACTCAAACAGCAGCCTCTCTTCAGTCTGGTGGACTTTGAGAATCTGGTGGATGGCATTCGGAGCACAGTCGCTGAG CACTTATGGACTTTGATGGTTGAAGAATCAGATCTTTTGGGACAGCTGAAG ATCATAAAGGACTTTTACTTGTTGGGGCGAGGTGAACTGTACCAGGTCTTCATTGACCTTGCTCAACATATGCTGAAGACCCCACCATCTGCCGTTACAGAACATG ATGTCAATGTGGCATTTCAGCAAGCAGCTCATAAAGTGCTGCTAGATGATGACAATCTTCTGCCCCTCCTGCATCTCACCATAGACTACCAAGGGAAAGAAAGCAAAG AGGCTTCTGGAAACCGAGAGGGCACCACTCCTCCACAGGAGACTTCTCCTCGCGAGGCTCCGCCTACTGGCTGGGCAGCTCTGGGATTGGCTTACAAGGTTCAATGGCCCCTGCATATTCTTTTCACTCCTGCTGTGTTGGAGAA GTATAACGTAGTGTTCCGTTACCTGCTGAGTGTGCGTCGAGTCCAGTCTGAGCTGCAGCACTGCTGGGCCTTACAGATGCAGCGCAAGCATCTCAAATCAAACCAGACGGATGCCGTTAAATGGAGACTCCGCAACCACATGGCCTTCCTAGTGGACAACCTTCAGTATTACCTTCAG GTGGACGTCCTGGAGTCCCAGTTTTCACAGCTCTTACACCAGATCAACGCCACACGGGACTTTGAGAGCATCCGATTGGCCCATGACCATTTCCTCAGCAATCTCCTTGCACAGTCTTTCATTCTGCTCAAGCCT GTGTTTCACTGTCTGAATGAGATTCTGGAGCTCTGTCACAACTTCTGTTCCCTGGTCAGTCAGAACCTCGGGCCTCTGGATGAAAGAGGAGCAGCGCAGCTGGATATTCTTGTGAAG GGTTTTAGTCGTCAGTCGTTCCTGCTCTTCAAGATTCTTTCCAGTGTGCGTAACCACCAGATAAACTCTGATTTGGCACAACTGCTGTTACGACTCGACTACAACAAATACTACACGCAGGCAGGAGGCACGCTGGGAAG TTTCGGGCTATAA